One stretch of Nocardia mangyaensis DNA includes these proteins:
- a CDS encoding DMT family transporter, with the protein MTLLFLALAIATEVTATVSLKLSEGFTKLVPSIVVVLGYGAAFFFLSQALKRGMAIGVAYGIWSAVGVAAIATIGVLFLGERLTLIQVGGIGLVILGVLALELGGAH; encoded by the coding sequence ATGACCCTGCTCTTCCTGGCACTGGCCATCGCCACCGAGGTGACGGCGACCGTCTCGCTGAAGCTGTCGGAAGGCTTCACCAAGCTGGTGCCCTCGATCGTCGTAGTCCTCGGTTACGGCGCGGCGTTCTTCTTCTTGTCCCAGGCCTTGAAGCGCGGAATGGCGATCGGCGTCGCCTACGGCATCTGGTCCGCCGTCGGCGTGGCGGCGATCGCGACCATCGGCGTCTTGTTCCTGGGGGAGCGGCTCACCCTCATCCAGGTCGGCGGAATCGGCCTGGTGATCCTGGGCGTCCTCGCCCTGGAACTCGGCGGCGCACACTGA